ACTAAAAGAGACATCTAAGTCAAAAGCTTTGACTTCTTGTCCACAAAGAAGAGGTGTTTGTACAAGGGTTTACACTACTACACCTAAAAAACCAAACTCAGCACTTAGAAAAGTAGCTAAAGTAAGGTTAACTAACAAGTACGAAATCATTGCTTACATACCAGGCGAAGGTCATAACTTACAAGAACACTCTATCGTAATGATTCGTGGAGGAAGGGTTAAAGATTTACCAGGGGTAAGATACCACATCGTTAGAGGTGCTTTAGATACAGCTGGAGTAAACGACAGAAAGAAAAGTAGATCTAAATACGGTACTAAAAGACCCAAACCAGCTTCAAAATAATTATAACAGTCGCTAATTTTTTAATACAATGAGAAAGCAAAAAGCAAAAAAAAGATATTTAGCACCAGATCCAGTTTACAATGACGCATTGGTAACTAGATTTGTTAATAATATGATGGTTGATGGAAAGAAAAGCATCGCTTACAAATCTTTCTATGAAGCTATGGAAAAAGTAAAAGCTTCTACTGAAGAAGAAGGTTACGA
Above is a genomic segment from Chitinophagales bacterium containing:
- a CDS encoding 30S ribosomal protein S12, whose amino-acid sequence is MPTISQLVRKGRKQLKETSKSKALTSCPQRRGVCTRVYTTTPKKPNSALRKVAKVRLTNKYEIIAYIPGEGHNLQEHSIVMIRGGRVKDLPGVRYHIVRGALDTAGVNDRKKSRSKYGTKRPKPASK